A window of Streptomyces sp. NBC_01241 genomic DNA:
CCGATCACCGTGGCCGCCGAGCTGGTCAAGCGCGGTGAGATCACCAAGGTGGGCGGAGCTCCGTATCTGCACACCCTCGTCCAGTCCGTGCCGACCGCGGCCAACGCCTCGTACTACGCGGAGATCGTCCACGAACGCGCCGTCCTGAGACGGCTCGTCGAAGCCGGGACGAAGATCACGCAGATGGGATACGCGGCCGACGGCGATGTCGACGACATCGTGAACTCCGCGCAGGCCGAGATCTACGCCGTCACCGAGCAGCGCACCAGTGAGGACTACCTGCCGCTCGGCGACATCATGGAGGGCGCTCTCGACGAGATCGAGGCGATCGGTTCGCGCAGCGGCGAGATGACCGGGGTGCCGACCGGCTTCACCGACCTCGACGCCCTGACGAACGGCCTGCACCCGGGCCAGATGGTCGTTATCGCGGCCCGCCCGGCCATGGGTAAGTCCACGCTGGCGCTGGACTTCGCACGGGCCTGTTCGATCAAGAGCAACCTGCCCAGCGTGATCTTCTCCCTCGAAATGGGCCGCAATGAGATCGCGATGCGACTGCTCTCGGCCGAGGCGCGGGTGGCGCTGCACCACATGCGTTCCGGCACCATGACCGACGAGGACTGGACGCGGCTGGCCCGCCGGATGCCGGATGTCTCGGCCGCCCCCCTCTACATCGACGACTCCCCGAACCTCTCCATGATGGAGATCCGGGCGAAGTGCCGTCGCCTCAAGCAGCGCAACGACCTCAAGCTCGTGGTCATCGACTATCTGCAGCTGATGCAGTCCGGCGGCTCGAAGCGCGCCGAGAGCCGCCAGCAGGAGGTCTCGGACATGTCCCGAAACCTCAAGCTGCTCGCGAAGGAACTGCAGCTCCCGGTCATCGCGCTCTCCCAGCTGAACCGTGGCCCCGAGCAGCGCACGGACAAGAAGCCCATGGTCTCCGACCTGCGTGAGTCCGGATCCATCGAGCAGGACGCCGACATGGTGATCCTGCTGCACCGCGAGGACGCCTACGAGAAGGAGTCCCCCCGCGCCGGCGAGGCCGACCTGATCGTGGCCAAGCACCGTAACGGCCCGACGGCGACGATCACCGTGGCCTTCCAGGGCCACTACTCGCGCTTCGTGGACATGGCACAGACCTGAGCGCGGCCCCAGCTGTGGGGTCTCGCGATCCGTGGCGGAATCTTGTGGATTCAGGCGGATGCCCGGCGGATCGCGAGAAGCCCCAGGTCAGAAACTCGGGCTGGTCCGGTCGACGTGAGGAACCGTCATCATCGCGAGACGGCGGATGTCCGCCACGGCCTGAGACAGCGGACAACGTTCCTGTTCAGGGCCTCGGCGTCCGCCATCGGCGGCGAGACCCTACAGCTCGTGCACCGGCTCAGCCACCGTCCCGAAGTGTCGCCACGGTCGAGGTGCCGACTGCTGCTGACCGTCAGGACCGGCGAGCAGATCCGGGACCTGCTCGACGTCCTCCCCGACACCTTCGACAAGCTCCCGGAGACCTTGGACGTGGCGTCCAAGAAGGACATCGTCAGCCAGCTGGAGTGAATCGTTCCGGGTTCGATCGAGACTCCAGGTTCTGACTGTGCCCTGGGGTTTCGCGGTAGTAGCTGGTCTCGTATTCGGCGGGCGGGATGTGCCCTCTCTCACCGTGGAGTCGGCGGTGGCAGTACCAGTCGGAGCGGTGGCGGCGAAGCCGCGGTCCACGAGGTCCGGGGCTCGTTTCACGCTCGCGTCCGGCACCGTGGTGACCACCTGTTTGCCGCGGACCGTGCCTGCCGGCCCGAGCTTGCGCATGAGCCGCTCGACGGTGCACCGGGCCACCGTGTGGCCCTGCCGGTGCAGCTCGCGCCAGACCTTCCTCGCCCCCGTGGACACGAAAGTTGGCCTGATGGACACCGCTGATCAGCTCCTTGAGTGCGGCGTCGCAGCTGCCGGGCCGAGGGCCTGGCCAGGCGCTTCCCGGCCGCGTAATACGTGAAGGGGGCGATCTTGCAGGCGTGCTCGGTAAAGACCCCGCAGATCTCAAAAGCGGTCTGAGCGCTGGAGGGGACCGGCACCTCGGTGGTCGGGGGCTGCGGGAACTACTCGCCGATGAGTTCGCGGAGAGAGGAAGCAACTCGGGTGAAACATCCCGCCGCCCCCACCGCATCTAAATGGTGTAGGCGACTAGCCAAGGGGGGAGGGCGGCGGATGAGACGGTCCCAGGAGAGCGCCTTCCGGGAGTTCGCGGCGGTCCGCATGGGGCATCTGTTCCGTTCGGCGTGCCTGTTGACCAGCGGCGACACCTATCTCGCCGAGGATCTGGTGCAGGAGACGCTGGGGCGGATGTATGTGGTGTGGGGTAGGTCGTCGAAGCTCGGCAATCCGGCGGCGTACGCGCAGACCGTTCTTGTGCGTGTCTTTCTGGCGCACCAGCGGCGGCGTTCGGCGGGAGAGCGGCCGAGCGACGAGATTCCCGAGGTCTCGGAGACGGCCGCGCAGGGTGACGCCTCGCTGCGGCTCATGCTCCTGGACGCGCTGCGGAAGCTGCCGGCGAAGGACCGGGCGGTGGTCGTGCTGCGGTACTGGGAGGACCGGTCCGTCACGGAGACTGCGGACGTCCTCAACGTCAGCTCCGCAGCCGTACGCACCCGCAGCACCCGTGCGCTCGCCCGGCTGAGGGTGCAACTGGGCGGCAGCATCGGAGAGTTCGCCGCGCACTGATCAGCCCGACTGACTATGACGAGAAATGGTGGTGGTTTGGCATGTCTGGAACGCAGGAGGACCTGGACGCGTTCGAAGGCGGGCTCGGTGACGCGCTACGCCGCACCGGGGAGGTCTTCTCCGTGGAGGGGCGCCCGCTGGTGGACGGCGGCGTCGTGCGCGGCCGGCGGGGGTTGCGGCGCAGGCGGGTCGCGGCCGTGACGGGCAGTGTCGCGGCGCTCGCCGTTGTGGGGTTCGGGGCGTCGTACACCACGGGGGCGTTCGGCGGCGGCTCGGGGCAGGGTGGGGCGGGCGTGGCCGCGCAGCCGAAGGTACAGGAGACCGGCCCTTCGACGAAGTCGTCGCCCGGCAAGGGGCCGCAGCTCTCGGCGCAGCAGGTGATCGAGAGGTTGGAGGGGCTGCTGCCGGAGGGGAAGGTCAGCGGGCGGGCAGGGCGCGGTACGGCCGACCGGTTCGGGCCATCGGCGCAGCTCGTCTTCGACGATGGCGAGGGCAAAGCTGCGATCGGCGTGAGCGTCGGCGCCATCGACCCGGACGGCACGGAGGCGGAGCAACAGCTCGAATGCCCCGACAAGACCTTCGTGCCGTACGACTCCTGCCGGAACGAGACGCTTGCCGACGGTTCGCGCCTGATGGTGTTGCGCGGGTACGAATACCCTGACAAGCGCGTGGACACCAAGTGGTGGCACGCCTATCTCGTGACCCCCGACGGATACACGGTCGATGCCAGCGAGTGGAACGCGCCCGCAGAGAAGGGCGCCGCCGTTTCACGGGCCGAGCCCCCGCTCACTGTTGCGCAGTTGAAGGGACTCGTCACCTCCGACGAGTGGCGGCCCGTGATGAACGCTCTGGGAAAGGCGGCCCCGGAGCCGGTACAGCAGCCGCCGGCTCAGGGGCAGGACGGCCGGGCGATCCTGAGAAAGCTCAAGTCGCTGCTGCCCGTGTCCGCGAAGGTAGCCTCCGAGCGCGGTGACGACGGATACGCGTACGTCGTCGTGAATGACGGCAAGGGCGCGAGCCTGGTGCAGATCAACGTGCAGCCGAACATGTCGGACGTGGAGGGGGAGCTGTTCGGGGCCGGGGCGGAGGTGCTGCCGGACGGGACGAAGGTCGTCACGCAGCAGGGCCCGGGCGAGAAGGGCGGCGTGGGCGTGGTGATGTGGACCGCCGACACCATCCGTACGGACGGCCTCCGGGTCGTGGTGTCCGCGTTCAACTCCGGGTCCCAGAACGCGAAGGCCACACGGCAGGCACCCGCGCTGACCATGCAGCAGCTGAAGTCGATCGCTACGAGCGGGAAGTGGGCTGGAAAGTAGGACCGTGGGCAACGCGCCTGCTTGCGGTAGTTCGGGAGGCGGATCACCCTTCGGGGTCGCCGCCTCCCGCTTCGTGTTGCGTAGGTGAGCGTTGCGTGGCGCTGTTGCCTTGCCCGGGCGTCCTCGCAGCCGCTGTCGCAAACCGTCGCCACCCTGCTGGACGACACCGGAGCGCCCGCAGTTGGTACACCTGCGCGTACGCCGGCGCACAGCGTCCCCGCACACCCGGAGAAGCAGGCTGCTGCGCCCCGCGGCGTAGCGTCGCGCACTGCCTGTCGGCTGAACCCGCATGCCCGGGTTCGGCCGACGTCGTTCGCAGGGGGTCCGATCTGTGGGCACGGATGAACGGTCCCTCGACTGACGCTGGAAGAGCCGTCGTTATCGTCACGCTCGGTTTACTTCACCGCTCGTCGTGGTGGCGTAAGGAAATGCCATGTTCGTGAGACTGAGCGGTTCCCCCCGAACTGAGACAGCGGAAGAACCGCTGGTCAGCGAGCATGGCCGGTGCCACGAGCGGCGAGATCCTACAGCCCCACGGAGGAGCGCCTCGAACAGGTTCCGATGGGCCCGCACCCACAAGATCCGCCTTCGCCCGCGAGCCTTTCCGGTTTCGGACTGCTTGGCCCGGGCGCGCTCAGGACAGCGGGATGACGCGCGTGACCACCAGCTCCACCAGCTGGCTCACGGTGGCTTCGGTCGGGGAACCGCTCTCGGGGCCGGTGAGGACGGCGGGCAGGGTGAAGTGCTCCAGCAGCAGGCCCGTCATGGCCAGGTACAGGACCAGGAAGGCGTCCGCGTCGCCCGGCAGGCCCGCTGCCCGGTGGAACCGGGCGCTCTCGTCGACGTTGGCGCGGACGGTCTGCGTCAGGCGGTCGCGGAGCGCCGGCCGGCGGGTTGCCTCCAGGCGGAGTTCCAGCATGGCGAGGTAGCCCGTGCGGTCGTCGTCCATGCGCTGCACCAGCCAGCGCATCAGGTCGGCGACCAGCGCACGCGAGGGCGTCGGGCGCATGGCCTCTTCGACCTTGGCCGGATCGGGGGTCATCCGGACGGTGATACGGGCGGCCGCCTGCATGAACAGGTCGTCGCGGTTGGCGAAGTAGTTGGACGAGGTGCCCACCGGGACACCGGCGCGTGCATCGACGGCGCGGAACGTGAGTCCCCGCGCACCGTCGTCCGCCAGCACTTCGATGGCTGCATCGACGAGCGCTGTCCTGCGCTCGGGGTTCCTGGCCATGCGTAGGCCTCCCTCATCTTCTCTTCGGTTCTTTCGCGGAAAGGGATTGCATAACCACTACACATGAAGCACTCTAGTTGAAGTGGTTGCGGCTCCGATAGGCCGCGCCGGAACGGGGATCCTGTGCGCAAGCTGACCTACTTCATCGCCTGCTCCATCGACGGTTTCATCGGAGATCCGAGCGGTGACGCGTCGTCCTTCTACCAGTTCGTGGACGAGGAGTTCCTCGAGTTCCTGAGAACGCAGTACCCGGAGACGGTATCGACCGAGGGTCGCAAGGCTCTCGGCTTCCACGACGCCGCGAACCAGCGGTTCGACACGGTGATCCAGGGGCGGGCCAGCTACCAACTGGCACTGGACGTCAACATCACCAGCCCGTACGCCCAGCTCCGCGAACTCGTGGCTTCGCGGACCCTCAGGGAGTCACCCGACCCGAACGTCGAGCTCGTCTCCGACGACGTGGTCGCAAGGGTCCGGGAACTCAAGGCGGAGGACAGCGAGCTCGGGATCTGGCTCTGCGGCGGCTCCCAGCTCGCCGGAGAACTGATCGACGAGATCGACGAGCTGGTGATCAAGACATATCCGATCGTCTACGGTTCGGGCATGCCGATGTTCGGCTCGGATTTCGCGCCCACCGTGTTCGCGCTGGACTCGGTTCACATCTTCGACAACGGCGCCCTGGTCAGGTCCTACAGCCGGACGTGCTGAACGGGCGGTCGGGCGGCGACGACGGCGGTGGCGGGGCGTGGCTCAGGTGACGTGAAATGCGTTCGCCACAGCTCGGGTTCTGCGGGTAGTTGTTGAACATGACCACCCCATCTGAACAGTTGCTCCCCGGTACGCAGCGCGCTCTGCTGCACCGCATCGCCACCGCGCAATCGGAAGGCCGCGCGCCCTCGCTCGTCGCCGCGGTGCAGAGGCAGGAGCAGACCGTCTGGAGTGGCTCCCGCAGCTGCGTGGACGACCACGCCCCCGACGCCGACACACAGTTCAGGATCGGCTCGATCACCAAGACGTTCACCGCGGTGCTGGTTCTGCGGCTGCGCGACGAGGGGCTTCTGGACCTGGACGACCCGCTGGAGAAGCATCTGCCCGGCACGGGCGTCGGCGGAGTCACTGTTCACCAACTCCTGGGCCACAGCGCGGGACTGGGCGCCGAGTCGCCCGCCCCCTGGTGGGAGAGGACCCCCGGCGCCCTGCGACCCGAGCTCGCGGACGTACTCGGTGAGCAGACGAGGATGCACGTCCCGGGCCGCCGGCACCACTACTCGAACCCCGGCTATAGCCTGCTGGGCGCGCTGGTCGAGAAGGTGCGCGGGGCGGGCTGGGCGGACGTGCTGCGACGCGAGATCCTGGAACCGCTCGGCAT
This region includes:
- a CDS encoding dihydrofolate reductase family protein, encoding MRKLTYFIACSIDGFIGDPSGDASSFYQFVDEEFLEFLRTQYPETVSTEGRKALGFHDAANQRFDTVIQGRASYQLALDVNITSPYAQLRELVASRTLRESPDPNVELVSDDVVARVRELKAEDSELGIWLCGGSQLAGELIDEIDELVIKTYPIVYGSGMPMFGSDFAPTVFALDSVHIFDNGALVRSYSRTC
- a CDS encoding SigE family RNA polymerase sigma factor, with protein sequence MRRSQESAFREFAAVRMGHLFRSACLLTSGDTYLAEDLVQETLGRMYVVWGRSSKLGNPAAYAQTVLVRVFLAHQRRRSAGERPSDEIPEVSETAAQGDASLRLMLLDALRKLPAKDRAVVVLRYWEDRSVTETADVLNVSSAAVRTRSTRALARLRVQLGGSIGEFAAH
- a CDS encoding TetR/AcrR family transcriptional regulator, which codes for MARNPERRTALVDAAIEVLADDGARGLTFRAVDARAGVPVGTSSNYFANRDDLFMQAAARITVRMTPDPAKVEEAMRPTPSRALVADLMRWLVQRMDDDRTGYLAMLELRLEATRRPALRDRLTQTVRANVDESARFHRAAGLPGDADAFLVLYLAMTGLLLEHFTLPAVLTGPESGSPTEATVSQLVELVVTRVIPLS
- the dnaB gene encoding replicative DNA helicase → MDDPWADTGPSDRLPVTRQRRGERGDRAEQHERGRESGGWEGGSPGFERVPPQDLDAEQSVLGGMLLSKDAIADVVEIIKGHDFYRPAHETVYQAILDLYAKGEPADPITVAAELVKRGEITKVGGAPYLHTLVQSVPTAANASYYAEIVHERAVLRRLVEAGTKITQMGYAADGDVDDIVNSAQAEIYAVTEQRTSEDYLPLGDIMEGALDEIEAIGSRSGEMTGVPTGFTDLDALTNGLHPGQMVVIAARPAMGKSTLALDFARACSIKSNLPSVIFSLEMGRNEIAMRLLSAEARVALHHMRSGTMTDEDWTRLARRMPDVSAAPLYIDDSPNLSMMEIRAKCRRLKQRNDLKLVVIDYLQLMQSGGSKRAESRQQEVSDMSRNLKLLAKELQLPVIALSQLNRGPEQRTDKKPMVSDLRESGSIEQDADMVILLHREDAYEKESPRAGEADLIVAKHRNGPTATITVAFQGHYSRFVDMAQT